CTGATAGTTTTACAACTACGTTCCTTAGAAACTTATACAGGCTAACCCCTATCTTTCAGCTTTATAAGTTTTAATATCATAGTAATTATAGATTGGTGTTGTGAGCATAAGCGTGATCAACTTCCCATAAATAATACAGTTTAAATATGGTAATCCTATTTTTTCAAACTCGTCAATATCTAAACGACTTTTCATCGATTTAAATAATAATTCGATTGGCCATCTCACTCTATAAACTTCTAATATTTGATTACGTGTTAGTTTTTCAGTTTCAACATTTCTTCCATAGAGGCAGAGCCATTCATAACCCTGTTTCTCAAAGCTTGTTTTGTTATAGATAATCCATTTTGATACTTTTCACATTTAGATGCTATCGCATACAATGTTATGGATTTTAAATCACAAATCATATTACTTCAACTTTTGGTTATGTGTTATAATACAATATAAATTTATTGTAGTATGGAGGAAAAGTATGATATTACTAAAGAAAAATAAACCATTACTAATATCCATAATAGCAATCGCTTTACCCGCTATCATAGAAATGGCCTTAAATACACTTCTTAATATATCAGATACTATTATGATTAGCTGGTTTATTGGAAAAGAAGGATTGGCAGCAACAGGCTTTTGTAATGAAATCATGTTTGCACTTATTTTTATTTTTTCTTCTTTTAATACAGGGGCAACAGCTATGATTTCTAGACTATACGGCGAAAAAAACTATCCAAAATTAAATAAGGTTATTGGACAAAACTTATTACTCAATATACTTATTGGCATAGTTATTTTCACTTTCTCTATATTGTTTACAAAGGAAATATTTACAATATATGATATATCACCTACTGTTTTTCATATGGCACAAATCTATTTTAAATCCGTTTCTCCAAGTATTCTTTTCATGTTCATATCCTTTGCTTCTGCGGCAAGTTTAAGAGGCGCTGGGGATACAAAAACACCCATGTTCATTACAATATTTACAAATATTTTTAATATCATAGGAAATTATTGCTTAATGACAGGATTTTGGATATTTCCAAATCTAGGAATAGAAGGTGCTGCAATAGCTACTTCATGTGCTAGATTTACAGGTATACTGATCTATTTATATATACTTTTAAAAGGAAAAAATAATATTAAAGTAAGACTAGCTACTATGAAAGTTTCAAAAGAAATACTAAAGCCACTTTGGCGTATAAGCTATCCTGGAGCCATCGAACAATTTGCTTTAAATCTTTCATTTATTGCCTTTGGTATGATCATATCCAAACTCGACACAAATTCTGAAGCAGCTTTCCGAATTCTTATAAGTATTGAGAAGATTTCATTTATGCCTGCTATAGGTCTTTCTATTGCAGCAGCTACCTTAGTAGGAAAAACTATTGGAGAAAAAAATATAGAAAAAGCACTATATACTGGCTATACAGCATCTTTTTTAGGGGCACTTTGGGGTACTTTAATAGGAATTGTTTTTATTTGTTTTCCTACTTTTTTATTGGGAATATTTACTAAAGAATCCATTATTATAAATAGTTCTGTGTTTACAATGATTATTGCTGGAATTACACAACCTCTTTTCAATCTTATGATTGTGCTTTCAGGTTCATTACGAGGTACTGGAGATACAAAATCTGTTACCATCATTACCATACTTAGAGTGTGGTGTATATCCATTCCTGTTTTTTATATTTTAACAATATTTCTTGATAGGGGTCTATCGGGCATGTGGATTGGGGAAATTATATCTTTTATTGTTTTTATTCCAGTTATGTTTCATCGCTTTCGTAAACAAAAATGGGCAAAGCTTGAATTTTAGAAAAAACTATATTATATATAGTATTTTTGTTCATACAATTGGAATGTTAATAGATGAAAACATATAAAAAGAAGCTGAAATGATAGATAAAGTACCACTTTAATTAGTTATTGTAGGTGCACTTAACTGGGGACTCATTGGTCTTTTCAGTTTTATTTAGTTGCAAGTTTGTTAGGAGGACAAGCTTCAATACTTAGTAGAATTGTGTATTCACTTGTTGGACTAGGTGAATATATGTAGTTAGCTTTTTATCTAAGGAAAGAGAAAGAATCGAAAAGGGGCTGTCTCACTTTTTATTGTGAGACAGCCCCTTTTATTTTGCTTTTTTATTTTATTTCTTAAAGTACATGATAACACAAATACATTATTAATAACTCATTCTTCATCTCAATAAGTTCACATAAGTTTGGAAGTAGTATATATAATTGACAAAGGAATAAATATGAAATACAATTTTGTTAACTGATAAAAATAAAAAGGTTAACAAAAGAGGTGCGAAATGGGCAGAGGAATTTTTATAGTAGGTACTGATACAGATGTGGGCAAGACTTTTGTAACGGCAGGGCTAGTGTATAAGCTTAAAGAAACAGGTATGGATACTTGTGTGTTTAAACCTGTATTAAGTGGAGGAATCATGGAAAATAATCAATTGATTCCTGGAGATGTATCCTTTGTAAAGGATGTGGCAGGTTTAGATGAAGAGTATGAGAATATGAATTCATATTGTTTCAAAGATCCTGTATCTCCCCATATAGCAGCGGAGAGAAGTAATGTGAACATAGACAGACAAAAGATAATAAATGACTATAATAAGCTTTCTGAAAAGTATGAATATGTGGTAGTAGAAGGGGCTGGAGGTGTAGTAGTTCCTATAGTAAGAAATGAATACTATATATATGATATGGTGAAAGACTTGGATTTAGAGGTTATAGTAGTTACTCGTGCTGGTGTGGGGACTATTAATCATACAGTTCTTACAATAGAATTTTTAAGAAGTAAAAATATAAACATTAAAGGTATTATAGTAAATGGATATACAGGATCCTATTATGAAGATGATAATATAAACATAATTAAAGATATAACTGGAGAAAAAATATTAGGAGTAGTTAATAGGACACAAAACAGTGAGTCTATAGAAGAAATAAGGAATGAGTTTGATAAATTTAATGTTGAATGTATCTTGTAGAGGAAAATTATTTTTCACAACCATAAGCTAAGGGGGATTTTAAGATGAATAAGGTAAAGGAACTTCAAAGGAAAGATTTACAATACATATGGCATCCCTGTTCTCAGATGAAGGACTATGAAGAATTGCCACCTATAATAGTAAAAAAAGGTGATGGAGTATTTATAGAAGATATAGAAGGAAAGAGATATTTAGATGCCGTGTCTTCTTGGTGGGTAAATTTATTTGGTCACTCTAATCAAAGGATAAACGATGCATTATATAAACAGGCGAATCAATTGGAACATGTAATATTTGCAAACTTTTCCCATGAGCCAGCCATAGAACTATGTGAGAGATTAATGAAATTAGTACCTAAGGGATTAGGAAAAGTATTCTTTGCCGATAACGGATCTTCATCTATAGAAGTGGCTTTAAAAATAAGTTTCCAATATCACTATCAAACGGGGAAAGAAAAGAAGAAAAAGTTTGTGGCATTGACAGATGCCTACCATGGAGAGACTATAGGCGCTCTATCTATGGGAGGATGCGATAGATATAGCCAAATATTTAAGCCCTTATTATTAGACGTGGAGAGAGTAGATAGTCCAGATTGTTATAGATGTAAATATGGAAAATGCAGGGATAATTGTGATGCAGAGTGTTTTGAACACATGGAGGAAACTGTTAAAGAAAACCATGAAGAAATTAGTGCTGTAATAATAGAGCCTATGGTACAAGGTGCTGGTGGAATAAAAATATATTCTCCAAAGTATCTTAAGAAATTAAGAGCACTATGTGATAAATATGATATAAACCTAATTGCTGATGAAATTGCCATGGGTATGGGACGTACTGGTAAGATGTTCGCCTGTGAGCATGCTGGTATTACACCAGATTTAATGACTGTATCAAAGGGGATTACGGCAGGATACTTACCACTTGCACTAACTATTATGACAGATAAAATATATGATGCCTTTTATGATGATTATACGGCAGGAAGATCTTTTATTCACAGTCATAGTTATTCAGGAAATGCTTTAGCCTGTAGTGTGGCAGTGGAGACTTTAAAAATATTTGAAGAAGATAATGTACTTCAGGTAAATGAAGAAAAAGCCAAGGTACTTAGAAAAATAGCTGAAGAAAAGTTATTAGATATACCACAGGTAGGTGAATATCGCCAAATTGGTATGGTAGGAGCAGTAGAACTAGTTCAAGATAAGGAAAGTAAAGAAAGATTCCTTTGGGATGAAAGGGTAGGATACCAAATATATAAAATAGCCCTAGAAAAGGGGGTACTAATAAGACCTATGGGAGATGTGGTATACTTCATGCCTCCATATGTGATTAATGAAGAAGAAATAGAATTTATGATAGATGTAGCTAGAGAATCCATATTAGAGTATTTTGAGAATAGAAAATAGATAAAGGCCATCAAATTTAAATTTGATGGCCTTTATTAATAAATCACTTATTTCATGTTAAGTGTATAAAATAATATAAAACCATATGGAGTGATTACAGGTGATTAATTTAAATGTACCCTATACTTATGAGGCAATGGAGAAACATATAAATAACTTAAAGAATTTATATAAATTTATAGAGGTAGGGTCCATAGGAGAAAGCGTATTAGGAAAGAAATTATATTATATTAGATTGGGAAAAGGTCCTAATAAAGTATTATATAATGGAAGTCATCATGGTATAGAATGGATTACTACCCCTGTTCTCATGCGGTTTATGGATGAGTTTTTAGAAAACTATTCTAATAAATATCCTATGAAGGGATATGATTTAAATGAAGTATGGACTAATAGTAGTATATATATAGTTCCCATGGTAAATCCAGATGGTGTTAATTTAGTATTAAATGGTCTTAATAAGGGTAATCCATACTATGAACAATTAATAAAGTGGAATAATGGAAGTAAAGATTTTTCAAAAACATGGAAGGCTAATATAAGAGGTGTAGACTTGAATAGAAACTACCCAGCCCTATGGGAAAAGTCTAAGGAAAAGGAAAAATCCACAGGAGTATATGGACCAGGACCTGCTAGATACTCAGGAAAATATCCACTATCAGAGCCGGAATCAAGGGCGCTAGTTAATTTTACTAGAAAAGTAAATCCTAATCTCACTTTGGCATATCATTCCCAGGGCAGAGTCATATATTGGAATTTTCAAAACCTGGCAAGTGAAAGGGATAAGGTAATAGGTCAGGCTTTGGCTAAAGAAAGTTCCTACTATTTAGACATAGCATCGGGATCAGCTTACTATGGAGGATATAAGGATTGGTTTATTTTTGAGTTTAGACGACCAGGATACACTATTGAAGTAGGTAAGGGAAAAAATCCATTACCTATTAGCCAATTCAATACTATATATAATAATAATGTAAGTATCTTATTATTGAGTTCAGTAATTACAAGATAAAAAAGAACCTTTGGTTTAGAGTTAAGGGTTTAGAGTTAAGAGATTTTAGCCCTAAACCCTTAACTCTGATCTCTTAACCTTATTATAATTTAGAAGAAATATATTCTTTTAAGTCTAGGAAATACTCTTTACTTAGATCACGCTCTCTTTTTTCTTCAAATATGCTAATTTTTTCTATTATTTCAACAGGGGAATTATTTAATATATATATGTAATCACTTAAAAGTAAGGATTCATCAATGTGATGGGTTACATATATGATGGTTTTAGGTTGCTTTTCATATAACTTTATAAATGAGTTTATTATATCTTGTTTTAAACTCATATCCAATCCTTTAAAGGGTTCATCCATTAAAAGTATATTAGAGGGATATGAAAAGGCGCGAGCTATGGATACCCTTTGTTTCATACCACCACTGAGGTTTTCTGGATAATAGTCCTTAAATTCATGTAAGTTAACTAATTCTAAATGGGATCTTATGATTTGGTCTCTTTTTTTTTGTTCAAATTGTCCCTTTAAAACAAAATCTATATTATCATATACACTAAGCCAAGGAATCAAACGAGGTTCTTGAAATATATAAGAAATGTTCCTAAAATCAAGACCTTCTATATGGCCAGAATCATATTTAGAAAGACCTGCTATTATATTTATTAAAGTGGTTTTACCACAACCAGAAGGGCCCAAAAGTGTATTGATTTTATTTTTTTCAAATTTTATATTAAAGTCCTTATAAACTTTTAGATCATCATAGGATTTATTTAAATTTTTAATGGAAATAGACAATTAAATTCTTCCTTTCATTTTCAGCTTAATAATATATTTAAAAAAGTATTCAAATATAAAGCTAAGAATTATAACAACTAATGTCCAAGCAAATAAGCTTTCCGTTTCTAAATATATTTTAGAGTCATAAAGATGAGCTCCTATAGAATAATTTGGTTGGCTTAATACTTCAGCTGCTACGGCCACCTTCCAACCTAGACCTAGGGTAGTTAAGGAACCGGATACTATATAGGGCAGAATAGATGGCAAATATATATGTTTTAATATATTATATTTACTAACCTTATATACTTTAGCCATATCCACTAGTGATTTATCTGTACTCTTTACTCCTTCCACTACATTAGTCCATATGATGGGAAAACACATTAGAAAAGTTATAATAATGGGTACTATACCAGATTTAAACCAGCTTAAAAATATGATTATTATGGATATTACAGGGGTGGATTTTATGGATATAACTAAAGGATTTAGTAAATCGTATATATGTCTATTAAAAGAACTGAATAACCCTATGATTATACCTAGAATAAAGGATATAAGAAATCCTGTAAAAACTCTAAGTAATGTATAGAATATGGACATGAAAAAGCCCTTAGTTTGAACAATATTAAACAATGCTTTTATAGTATTAATAGGAGTAGGGAGGTAAACCTCCCTATTTAGTCCTACAGCTATTATCTGCCATAATATAATCCAGAATAAGATGTATATAATTTTTTTCAATTTAATAGTAGAAGCTCTCATCTGGAATTTTTCCTCCAATAGATTTAGGGTTAAAATTCATTAGAAGCTCATAAAATTTATCTAACATATCCTTTGAATCTTTAGAGTCTATATAAACTAAGTTAGATTTTGGAATGGCCAATTCAGCCATTTTAGCACTAGGTAATATTTCAAATTTCTCTATTAACTTTGAAGCTTCTACCACATTTTCACTAGTCCATTTGATTGAGTTCTCATACTCTTTTAAAAACTGTTCTACCACTTGAGGATGATTTTGTGCAAATTCTTTACGTATTACTATACAACCCATAGGGATATGTCTATCCTGTCCTTCTATATTTCTAAATTCCTCTTGAATGTCCATGGCAATTTTTAAATTTTTATTTTTCATTGTTACCATAGTTACAAAGGGTTGAGGAAGTAGGGCTAGATCCCTATCTCCAGAAATAAGTTGTTTGGCTAAATTTCCATGTTCTACAATATAGTTTATATTTATATTTTCAATATTATTTTTATTTAATATGTAGTTGAATATGAAATCTGGTACAGAACCCTTTGAGCTCACTCCAATTTCTTTGTCATTTAAATCATTTATAGATTTTATGTCATCACGGCTAGTGACAACGTATAAGACACCAAGGGTGTTTACAGCTCCCAATTGGTATGAACCTTCTGTTTTATTATACATAATAGAAGCTAAATTAGTTGGTAATGCTGCTATATCTATTTCTTTATTTAAAAGTTTACTTTTTAATAAATCTGGTGCTGACTCTATGGAATAATTTACTTCTATATTTTCTCCAAAATTTGGTTTATCTTCTAAAAGTCTTACCATTCCCATGCCAGTAGGTCCCTTTAAAGATGCCACGTTAACATTGATTTTTTCTGTTTCTACCTTTGGTTCAACTTCTTTAGTACACCCAGCAAAAGATAACATAACTAATAAGGTTAATATTAAACTAATTATTTTTTTCAAAATAATCCCTCCTTCTACTTAATTTTACCACTAAAAGAATGAAATAATAGTAGGTATTATAAATTTAAGGACATAGAAATAACTGACAAAAAATAAATTAATATGTTAATTTTCTACATATTTATGTTTTTTTTATTGAAAGTCGTTGATTCTAATATATAATTAAGATAAGTTAAAGATTATTATGGGGGGTATAAATTAAAAACAAGGGGATTTAGAATGAATTTGAAAGGAGACATACATGAGTATAAAGCTGATAATAGACAGTACCTGTGACTTACCAGAGGAAATAATAGAAAAGTATGATTTAGATATACTTCCCTTAAGAATTTATATTGATGGAAAAGAATATTTAGATAAGGTAACTATCAAACTAGAGAATCTATATGAACTTATGCGACAAGGCCATCATCCTAAGACATCTCAAGTTAATATTAATCATATGAAAGAGGTTTTTGAAAAACATGCAAAGGAAGGTAATGAATGTATTTATTTAACCATATCTAGTGAATTATCAGGAACCTACCAAACGGCCCTATTGGTGGCTAGGGATTTAAAGGAAGAATATCCAGACTTTAAACTAAAGATAGTAGATTCTAAAGCTGGTTCTACGGCTATTGGTCTTATGGCCTATGAAACCTTAAAGCAGATAGATGATAACAGAACGTTTGATGAAATTGTAGAAAGTTTAGAATTTCAAGTAAATCATATTGAGCATATATTCACTGTAGATAGTTTAAGTGCCCTATATAGGAGTGGAAGACTTAGTAAAAGTGCTGCACTATTAGGAGATATGTTTAAAATTAAAGTAATATTGTCTTTAAAAGAGGGAGCAGTGGAGCCTTTAGACAAGGTTAGAGGAAATAAAAAGGCCTTAAAAACTATGGTTGATATTGCAGAAGAAAGAATAGGAGATTTTAAGGATCAACTAATAGGAATAAGCCATGCAGAAGATTTAGAAGGAGCTCTTAAATTAAAAGAGATGCTAACGGAGAGATTAGGCATAAAAGATTATATGATAAACCTAATAGGAAGTTCATTTGGAAGTAATTTAGGAATAGGAACAAGGGGCATATTCTTTTTGAATAAAAAGCCAAAGGATTATATATCATTAGTATAATTAAAGATTTTCTGTAGGAAAACATACTAAAAAGGTCTTAGTCTAAAACTAAGGCCTTTAATCATGCACTTTTCTAAATAAATAATTTACAAATAAAAAGATTAAGGCCAATAGAGTCACTACAATCCATACATATATGACACCACTCCAAGAAAAATTATCAACTATGTAACCAGTGGCATATATAGCAATACCTGCCGCAAAATAAGAGCAAAAGTCTAGAAGACCAGCTACCGAGGAAGATTTATTGTATTTTCCCACACTAAGGGGAATATAACTGAGTAATATGGAATTTACTCCATATACAGAAGCTGATATGGTTCCTAATATGAATAGCGTATAAACTACATTTAAAGGTATTATTAAAAAAATAGTTGTACTCACAAGACCAATACATAATAATATGAACATGGTAAATTTAGGTTTATAATTTAATTTTTTATTTAAAAAACCGCCTAGTGTAATTCCTACAAAATTCATAAATGGTAATAATAAGATATATTTAGTGGCAGAACCTAGACTTAGTTTTTTAGTCTCCATTAATAATAAGGGACCCCAAAGTGCTATAGATTCTTTTATAATACCCTGGCAAAAGGCACATGGGATTATGAAGTATAGACCTTTCTTTTTTAAAACATATGTTAATGTATAATCTTTGTTTTTTTCTTTTACAGCCCTATGATTTTTTTTAGGATTATTTCTTATTGACATATACCATATAAATGAGTAGATTGATAAGACTATACCAGGAATTAAAAATCCATAGGTCCAACCAATTTTTTTTACTATAAAACCTATAACTCCCCAACCTAATAAATATCCTCCTACACTAGAGGTGGATATTCCTATGGATAGATTATTTCGCTCCTCAGTAGAAAACCATTTAGATAGGATTTTTACCATAGGGCCCCAAATCATAGATAGAAAATAACCGTTTAAGGCCCATAAGATTATCATAATATAAAAGCTTTTGGAAAAAGAAAAACATATATTTATTAATCCAGAACATAATATACCTATAGTAATAAATATTCTACTAGAGAGTCTATCACCTAAATAGCCATTTATTAATTGCCCGATACCATATGACCAGAAGAAAGAAGTGCCTATTAAACCTAAGTTAGATTTACTCCAATGGAAAGTTTTTTGAA
The sequence above is a segment of the Anaeromicrobium sediminis genome. Coding sequences within it:
- a CDS encoding DegV family protein, producing MSIKLIIDSTCDLPEEIIEKYDLDILPLRIYIDGKEYLDKVTIKLENLYELMRQGHHPKTSQVNINHMKEVFEKHAKEGNECIYLTISSELSGTYQTALLVARDLKEEYPDFKLKIVDSKAGSTAIGLMAYETLKQIDDNRTFDEIVESLEFQVNHIEHIFTVDSLSALYRSGRLSKSAALLGDMFKIKVILSLKEGAVEPLDKVRGNKKALKTMVDIAEERIGDFKDQLIGISHAEDLEGALKLKEMLTERLGIKDYMINLIGSSFGSNLGIGTRGIFFLNKKPKDYISLV
- a CDS encoding MATE family efflux transporter gives rise to the protein MILLKKNKPLLISIIAIALPAIIEMALNTLLNISDTIMISWFIGKEGLAATGFCNEIMFALIFIFSSFNTGATAMISRLYGEKNYPKLNKVIGQNLLLNILIGIVIFTFSILFTKEIFTIYDISPTVFHMAQIYFKSVSPSILFMFISFASAASLRGAGDTKTPMFITIFTNIFNIIGNYCLMTGFWIFPNLGIEGAAIATSCARFTGILIYLYILLKGKNNIKVRLATMKVSKEILKPLWRISYPGAIEQFALNLSFIAFGMIISKLDTNSEAAFRILISIEKISFMPAIGLSIAAATLVGKTIGEKNIEKALYTGYTASFLGALWGTLIGIVFICFPTFLLGIFTKESIIINSSVFTMIIAGITQPLFNLMIVLSGSLRGTGDTKSVTIITILRVWCISIPVFYILTIFLDRGLSGMWIGEIISFIVFIPVMFHRFRKQKWAKLEF
- a CDS encoding ABC transporter substrate-binding protein; its protein translation is MKKIISLILTLLVMLSFAGCTKEVEPKVETEKINVNVASLKGPTGMGMVRLLEDKPNFGENIEVNYSIESAPDLLKSKLLNKEIDIAALPTNLASIMYNKTEGSYQLGAVNTLGVLYVVTSRDDIKSINDLNDKEIGVSSKGSVPDFIFNYILNKNNIENININYIVEHGNLAKQLISGDRDLALLPQPFVTMVTMKNKNLKIAMDIQEEFRNIEGQDRHIPMGCIVIRKEFAQNHPQVVEQFLKEYENSIKWTSENVVEASKLIEKFEILPSAKMAELAIPKSNLVYIDSKDSKDMLDKFYELLMNFNPKSIGGKIPDESFYY
- the bioA gene encoding adenosylmethionine--8-amino-7-oxononanoate transaminase, yielding MNKVKELQRKDLQYIWHPCSQMKDYEELPPIIVKKGDGVFIEDIEGKRYLDAVSSWWVNLFGHSNQRINDALYKQANQLEHVIFANFSHEPAIELCERLMKLVPKGLGKVFFADNGSSSIEVALKISFQYHYQTGKEKKKKFVALTDAYHGETIGALSMGGCDRYSQIFKPLLLDVERVDSPDCYRCKYGKCRDNCDAECFEHMEETVKENHEEISAVIIEPMVQGAGGIKIYSPKYLKKLRALCDKYDINLIADEIAMGMGRTGKMFACEHAGITPDLMTVSKGITAGYLPLALTIMTDKIYDAFYDDYTAGRSFIHSHSYSGNALACSVAVETLKIFEEDNVLQVNEEKAKVLRKIAEEKLLDIPQVGEYRQIGMVGAVELVQDKESKERFLWDERVGYQIYKIALEKGVLIRPMGDVVYFMPPYVINEEEIEFMIDVARESILEYFENRK
- a CDS encoding transposase, encoding MIYNKTSFEKQGYEWLCLYGRNVETEKLTRNQILEVYRVRWPIELLFKSMKSRLDIDEFEKIGLPYLNCIIYGKLITLMLTTPIYNYYDIKTYKAER
- a CDS encoding MFS transporter; translation: MNNNRHWQIRIFILCWTTYALIYFGRLNLSVALPELQKTFHWSKSNLGLIGTSFFWSYGIGQLINGYLGDRLSSRIFITIGILCSGLINICFSFSKSFYIMIILWALNGYFLSMIWGPMVKILSKWFSTEERNNLSIGISTSSVGGYLLGWGVIGFIVKKIGWTYGFLIPGIVLSIYSFIWYMSIRNNPKKNHRAVKEKNKDYTLTYVLKKKGLYFIIPCAFCQGIIKESIALWGPLLLMETKKLSLGSATKYILLLPFMNFVGITLGGFLNKKLNYKPKFTMFILLCIGLVSTTIFLIIPLNVVYTLFILGTISASVYGVNSILLSYIPLSVGKYNKSSSVAGLLDFCSYFAAGIAIYATGYIVDNFSWSGVIYVWIVVTLLALIFLFVNYLFRKVHD
- the bioD gene encoding dethiobiotin synthase produces the protein MGRGIFIVGTDTDVGKTFVTAGLVYKLKETGMDTCVFKPVLSGGIMENNQLIPGDVSFVKDVAGLDEEYENMNSYCFKDPVSPHIAAERSNVNIDRQKIINDYNKLSEKYEYVVVEGAGGVVVPIVRNEYYIYDMVKDLDLEVIVVTRAGVGTINHTVLTIEFLRSKNINIKGIIVNGYTGSYYEDDNINIIKDITGEKILGVVNRTQNSESIEEIRNEFDKFNVECIL
- a CDS encoding ABC transporter ATP-binding protein, with protein sequence MSISIKNLNKSYDDLKVYKDFNIKFEKNKINTLLGPSGCGKTTLINIIAGLSKYDSGHIEGLDFRNISYIFQEPRLIPWLSVYDNIDFVLKGQFEQKKRDQIIRSHLELVNLHEFKDYYPENLSGGMKQRVSIARAFSYPSNILLMDEPFKGLDMSLKQDIINSFIKLYEKQPKTIIYVTHHIDESLLLSDYIYILNNSPVEIIEKISIFEEKRERDLSKEYFLDLKEYISSKL
- a CDS encoding M14 family metallopeptidase, which produces MINLNVPYTYEAMEKHINNLKNLYKFIEVGSIGESVLGKKLYYIRLGKGPNKVLYNGSHHGIEWITTPVLMRFMDEFLENYSNKYPMKGYDLNEVWTNSSIYIVPMVNPDGVNLVLNGLNKGNPYYEQLIKWNNGSKDFSKTWKANIRGVDLNRNYPALWEKSKEKEKSTGVYGPGPARYSGKYPLSEPESRALVNFTRKVNPNLTLAYHSQGRVIYWNFQNLASERDKVIGQALAKESSYYLDIASGSAYYGGYKDWFIFEFRRPGYTIEVGKGKNPLPISQFNTIYNNNVSILLLSSVITR
- a CDS encoding DUF378 domain-containing protein gives rise to the protein MGTHWSFQFYLVASLLGGQASILSRIVYSLVGLGEYM
- a CDS encoding ABC transporter permease — encoded protein: MRASTIKLKKIIYILFWIILWQIIAVGLNREVYLPTPINTIKALFNIVQTKGFFMSIFYTLLRVFTGFLISFILGIIIGLFSSFNRHIYDLLNPLVISIKSTPVISIIIIFLSWFKSGIVPIIITFLMCFPIIWTNVVEGVKSTDKSLVDMAKVYKVSKYNILKHIYLPSILPYIVSGSLTTLGLGWKVAVAAEVLSQPNYSIGAHLYDSKIYLETESLFAWTLVVIILSFIFEYFFKYIIKLKMKGRI